The DNA segment AAACAGCAATTTTTGTACATGGATGTTTTTGGCATAGGCATGCGAATTGTAAGTATGCATCAACTCCAAAAACAAGAAAAGAATTTTGGGAAAATAAATTTAGAGCAAATGTAAAAAGAGATTTGGAAATTCAGGAAAAAATAAAAATTATGGGTTGGAAATCTGTCGTTATTTGGGAATGCGAAATTAAAAATAAATCTATCTTTGAAAAGAATTTTAATAATCTTTTTTTAGATGATTTTTAAATAGTATCATTTTCAATCTTTTTATTTGGGATATATTTTTGTAAATTTAGAATTCTCTCCAGTAGGTTTTCTGGACTCTCTTTATGAGCGCTAACTGATCTAGGTATAAGTAATGCATTAAATAAAACTGATAATTTTGCTGAAGCAATGGTAGGAGCTAAACCTCTTTGATCAACTAGTATACTAAATGCTTCTAAGTAGCAAATTCTAAATAATGGAGAGCCCCCAAACTCTCTGTCGAGAACATCAAAAAGTGCTTGTGATTTTTTATTTTCTGTGATTATCTTGGTATATTTATATGGGTCTTCACATCTAAAACATTCTAATTCAGAATCCTTTTCCCAAGGTGCATAAGTAAGTTCAGCAGCCCACCATAATCTTGATAAACCATTCCTTGCCAATGCATTTCTTGGTGATCCATCTAAATGCCATCTTGATAAAATTTTGTTATTCAAATTAGTACCCTTATCTGAATCTTTTAAGTTCCATCTTTTTTGCATATAGCTCCAAGAGTCTCGATGGGTCAAAGTAATCCATAATCTAGAATCGGAGGCTTGAATCCTATCTATTTTTAATGTTTCGAAAAGATATTTAGCCGTAATAAAATCATTTGATGAATCTAAAAATTTTTCTTCAATTGGTTTTAATTGAGTATCGAAAAATTCATATTGTTCTAATTCATTTAAAAAAGGATTTGAATAAGAACTATATTTTTGAATATTTTCATTAGCAAGATTTGCATCGCTGGCTTTTCCAGTTAATAAACTTACAGAAGATCTAGTTAGTAATTTTAAATTATTCATTCGCCCAATATTTCATCATCAATTTGTGATTGATGTTCTTCGTACTTGCTTTTTATTAAACTAATTAATGGAGATTTAAGAATTTTATTTGCTTTTTCAAAAGGGGTACCCTGTAAGTTATTTTCATCTATTAATTCGCAAAGATTATTAAACCAACCTTTGTTTACATATGAAGCATATTCTATCTGAGCATTAAGCTCAGCTTCACTCAATTTTTCTTCTGCAGATTTTAAAATTTCTATATAGTGAATAGCCATTTGAAGCGCTGGCAAAACAATATTATTGTAAATAAATGGTCCTAAAGATTTTCTTTTTATCGACTGGTATTGTTTAAAAGTATCTTCAGGTAACTTAATTAATATTTTTTCTTGAGTAAAGTCATGAATAGGCTCTTTTATTGTCTTATTCGTATTTGGCGTAATTAAGAAAATACTTTCTGGTTCTGCCTCAAATGGGTCGAAGCGATGTGGAATATTTTCAAATTTACTTTTGCTTTTACCGAGAATATTTAATTCTTTTGCTATGAAGTTTCTCTTTGGATAATCATTTGCCAATAATGTTGGTGCTACATCTAATTCTTTAATTGAAGATAGGAAAAATCTAACTCTAACCCGATTATTTAATACTCCATAATCAAAAGTTATTTCCTCTTTATTTTTATTATTGAAATCTAGTTCTTTGCAGATGAGGCTAAAAGTCGCAGGGCTATTTAGCTCTACGAAAAAACTTAATTGGCCTTCATCAAACAAATTTTGTATTTTTGTATCAGATATAGAAGGCTTATAAAATCTAAAAATTATTTTCTTTGGAAACTTTTCAACAGCATAATCAATATCCATTTTTGCAGTTGATTGATAATCACCTTCATTACCAATTACTGGACATGGATATGAGATTTGTTTGGATGTTGAGCTAGGCATTAGATGGTGGAAATTGCGAATTCAGCAGAATTTGGGAGTACAATCTCGCAGTCATAAAATTCATTAGTCTGCATCTTAATATCTTTAATTTTATTTTCATGCCATTGAATTTCTTTTCTATTAAATGAAATTTTCGACTCTACGGGTAAGGGCACGCAGCTCTTTTTTTCATTATTTACAACCATTCCTAAATTGATATCTCCATGTATATCTTGTAATGCAATTATTCTTAAAAGATATCTATTTTCGGTTGAAGAATTTCTTAGTAATCTTATTTTTATATCTTCATTAATAGTTAAAGATTCTTTCTTACCTTTTGGATCAAATTTAGCATTTCCTTGTTTATCTCCAGCACCGCTTCCTGGATTGCCACCTTGAGGGTTAACTTTTTTGTCAGTTTTTACTGTGCCTACAGTCCCGCCTGAGGTCCCTTGACTGCTTGCAGTTCTTTTAGTTGATATTGAGGAAGAATTTTTTTGAATGCTTGTAATAGTCGATTTATTGCTATCAGTAATTATTGAGGGATTGAATCCTTCCTTATTATTTGTATTCGGAATGCCTTCTTGAGAAGAGAAAAATGAACCATCTCCTATCCCAGTTCTAAGATCAGGGATTAAATCTGCCAGGCCTGGTATATCTTGCGTTTGACTAGATAAAGGATCAAGATTTTCTATTATAATTTGAACTTTTTTACTTAAATCTTGATAAATACTCCAATATTCATTTACATATTCTTCATCACAATAATCTCTTACTAATTTGAGATGAGTTGGATCCTCTAAATCCATAAAAACATCATTACCTTTATCAGATAAGACTTTTACAACTGCATTAAAAGGAATACCTATTGGTTTACTGAAATTTCTTATTTTCATAAGAGGTTGTCTCATTATGCACCATTCTTTCGTTAACTTTTGATCATCCTTATCTTGATATAAGGTCATTTCAACCTTTCCTATTTTTTTAACATCAATCAGATGAGTTGATCTTTTGCCTGTTATGGAAATTGAATGCTCGTTACACGTTGTTTTTAGAAATCCATAAATAGATTGCATTTCTTTGTTCCATGCCTTGCTTGATAGTCTCTTTTTAACTTGGACTTCCAAAGTAGAATAATATTCGTCTAAATTTTCATGATTTATTTCATGAAGAATTTCATTTGTATTATCGTTTATTATTTTGAAATTAATTAATTTTTCTCTTATTGCAGCAAAGAATCCTTTAATTAATCCCTTAGCCAATAAAAGATCCCAGTTATCAGATTCATGTTTAAAACCCCAAATATAGATATCAGTTCCATTAGTAGATCTTTCATAAGGAAAGTTAATATTTAAAAGATCATTATTTCTATAAGAGACAAATTTATTCGGGTTAATGACGTTACCTATAAATCCTGTTTCTTGAGTCTTATAGTTTTGGGTTGGATCAATGTGTGAACATAAGATTGAGTTGCCTGCAAATAAAGTTTCCTTTTCTTCGTATTCGTTAGTAAATTGAGAAAATAATGTATAAGCTTTTATATCAGATTTGGCAACTAAAGCATTTTGTCCATGACCAAAGCGTCCAGCTTTTGTACCTTGAGCAGCACTTATACCAGTTGACTTGATAAGACGAAAATATGGAGCAAAGTCTTCATCTTCTCCCCCTTTGAGGCCCTTAGTTCCATAATCTCTTATTGTTAAAACAGGAATTGTATCTTGATTTAGTATTCTCAAAGCTCTTGATAATTGTATTATTTCTTTGCCAATAGGTTTGTTTGATCCTGAAGAAGCTTCTTTATTTTGAAAATATTCAATTGCAGATTCTAATCTTTTTTTGTAGTCTTCAATTCCAGGGAAAAATCTACTTTCTATATTTTTTAATCGATATTCAACTGATACCTCAACATCTTCACCATTATCATCTTTCATACAGGAGTTTCTTGAATTTTGTGCTGTCTCAAGCCCAACGTTATCCAAGTGCTTAAATATGTCACTTGCATTATTCAGGCCTTTTTCCTTGCCATAGCCAAGGCTTGGAAAATTCCAGGGGTTGGAGTAATTAAAAATACTCATTTATAAAAGTTTGAATGAAGAATCGTTGTTAGTACCGGAATCAAATTTTCTACAGATCTCGTTAACTTTATCTTTAAGAGCTTTTTTAATTTGTTGCGATTGTTGCTCTGTGTAGGAATAGTTGCTTTTGTTTGCAAGATTTCCAACTAGGTCTAAATATTTGAGAGCTTTTGGAACTCTCTTATTAGCCAATTCAATAAAGTGTTCAGAGTTATTTTTTGTAGCCAATTACTTTTCCTGTTTATGAGAATCTAATTATTGCATTAAAAATTAAATGAAATATATGAGATTTAGGCTTTCAAAACAAAAGTCTTTTTTCCCGTTTCATTTGCAGGGGTAAAAGCTGCAAGTGCTTTATCAAGTTCAGATTGAAGGAATTTTTTGATATTTTTAATATCTTCCTCTGTGTAGTCTGACCTTCTTGATGAAAGTTTTGAGAGGATATCCAGAGCATAGGCGACTTTTTCTACGCGGCTGTTGGCCAATCTACAGAAAATATCTCTTCTGGATTCGACCGAATTTAAGTCTTGAGCAATAGATTTAGAAGTCATAATTGAAAAATAGAATGAATAAATGAGAGTAAATCTGGTGCTCACTCAGGAAAAACCAATAAAACCTGCCCTGCTTTACCCCATATCAAGGGTGCTATAGCTCTCAAACTACGTACAGAAGTCATCAGGACACCAGATAAACTTACTATGTACTATATATAGGTCAATTATATTTGTCAAGAAATTCATTTAGAGCGTACATATGTAATATGTACGGGCAGTAAATTATCAGGCAGCTTCTATCTTTTGCTCTTTTGGTAATAATTTTAATTTATTCTGGATAATTTCATCTGTATCTTCTTGTTTAGATAAAGCCAGTAAGGAGCAATAACCAGTACCTTCACTGTCTTTCTCTAATAAATGACCTATATGTATCTCTCTGTTCATGTTGCTGAATTTCAATTTCTCATAATCTAAATCCATCAACTTAGAAATAATTTTTGTTATTACTAAGGATTGTTTTATCTCAGTGGTCAGACCAACTGTTGCAAGAGCTCCTCTTACTGAATTCCTAGAAAATAAACCATAATCTTTTCTGGCTATTTCACTCCAGTCAATTTCATCTTTGTTTAAATCTTCAGCTAAGAGTTCTAGGGAAGGAATATATTTTTCAAGACTGAAACTTTTTATTTTCATCGTCCGCATTTTTATATTGTCATGAAGAAAACTTTCGGGATTAGGCCAGGACTTTTTCAGCTGTCTATATGTTTCCTTTTTTCTACCTTCCAGGTTTTTATCACTTTCTCCTACATTTTTTTTCTTTTTATCCTTATGATCCTTTTTGAAGGTTTCTGGGAGTAAGATTCCAAGGCATGCATTCCATGCTCTTACTTCATTTGGAATAATTTTTCTACCTTCTCTTTTTTTTGTCCAGATAAGTTCAACTTCTTTTTTATTTAATTCATACCAGCTAATAAGATTTTTTCGTAGTTGAGGAACTAAATCTGCCTGCATATAATCTTTTTTATTTTTTATCGATTTAATTAATGCTTTTCCTAGTTCATAAGCAACTATGGGTGCAACTGCTTCTCCAATTTGATGGAATCTATTAGAAGGTCCTCCATGAAAATTAAACCCATCCGGAAATGATTGAACTCTTGCTGCTTCTCTGACTGAGAGTGTTCTATTTTGTTGGGGATGGATATACCAGTATCCATCTTTTGACATATGAGCAGTGATTGTGAGACATGGTTCATTTGGTTTGAGAATATTATATTTATCACCAAAGCTATTCTTTTGATTTTCCTTTACTTTCTTGCCTTCCCTAAAAGCTCTGCTGGTTACTGAATATCTCCTTTGAGCTTCTGATAGTTGAGAATATTTAACTCCAGTGGATCTCATTAATTTAAATGTTTCTAGATCATCCTCTCTAACTTTTCTTATCAGGTGATCATGAATTACGTCATCATCAATTTCTAACCATTCTCTCATAGATGTTTGATAAGGGGTTATGGGGCCTCCATAGCTATATCTCTCATCCCACTTCTCGTTCCATCCTCCCTCCAAAGGAGGTAAATCAGAAATCGCATCTTCCAATGTAACTGCTTTATCAACGGAATTGTATGTTGGCTTTGGCCATTTCATTGGAGCACATTCATTTATCTTTGTTCCTGAAATAAATAATCTTGGTCTGAGTTGAGGGACTCCATACTGCCATGCATAAATCAATTTGGGGTCTATACGATAACCGGCTTTCTCAGCTCTATTAATTATTGATCTGAATATTTCCTGCTCTCCACCCTGGGCAATATCAGAAACATTTTCCATTAGAAAAGCTTTTGGCTTTACCTGCTCAACTATCGAAATAAATGATTCCCATAATTCTCTTCTATCTTCATTAAGTTCCTGATGTTGAGCCGAAACTTCTTCATTATGTTTCCTCCATTTGATATTTCTCGAAAAAGGCTGACATGGAGGCCCACCTGCAATAAGTGAAATTTCTCCACATTCGTTAAGTTTGTCAGCAATTTCATTAACAACCTTTCTTTTACTTAAATCACATTCATACGAGCAACCGCCAAAATGATGCCTGTGAGTCATTATTGAATCATTTCGAATATCACATGCAAGAATTACATCAAAATTTGCTCGATGAAGCCCAAGACTTAAACCACCAGCACCTGAAAAAAGATCAACAGCAAAGTTTGGGTCTTTTTTAAGACTACGAACTTTTGCCGCATAACCAGGAAGTTCATCAAATTCGCATGAATCAATATGAGGATCAAGTTCTGTTGAAGGACCTCTGACAGGAGTTAATCTATGTGGATCAATTTTTCCTACTGCATTCTTATGTATCATGAAGCCTCCTTATCCTGAATATCAATTAATTTTTGCAGTTGTTCTTCACTCAATAGATCAAGACATATAGAGCCACCCAGAGAATTAAGTTTTCTTATCGCAATTCTTACTTTGCTGTCTGGCAATTCAACAAGCTTTTCTGTTAATACTCTATTTATCTTGGGTATCAAGCCAAATTCTCTGTCACTTAAACCGAGATGAAGTTCCTGACTCGTGAAAAGTTTTTTGACCAGAGTGTAGTCAGATTGACTTTTATCCATCATCCTATCTGCGGCAAAGAAAAGTCTGGAAAAGGTATTTCTCCCATGACCATTAATTGAAGATGTCCCAAGAAATCTTATAGAAGGAACATGTTTTTTGCCTGTTCCAACCGTAAATCCATCTTCAGGGTCAATAGGAATACTCCCTCTCCATCTAAGCCAGGGAATGTTTGGATATTTTATTACGCAAAGCCAATGCCACATTCTCATATCAGTAAGAACATGAGAAGGAAGCGGTTTAAATGTTTTATGAACGCACTCGACCAATCTCTCATCCAGGTTTGAACCTTTTATATTTTCAAGGATTAGTTGATCTACAAGTTTTGAGAGGTCAGTAAGATCTACTTCGGATTCTACTTTCTCTAAACCTATAGACTCTGGATATCTTAAAGCTGAAATAAGTCCACTATTTATTAAAGGATTCTTTAATCTGAAAAGCTCTTCTCTCATGCGACCTCCTCTTTCTTAGGCATCTTTGAACTCTCTGATTCAAAACTACAACCTCTTGCCATTATTTCTGCTAATTCCATTATCTTTGTTTCCTGTTGAATTATTGAACTCATTTTTAGAATCAAATTTTGAAACGATTCAGGAGATCTAAGCTCATTAGCAAGTGCAATAACGGCTTCGTTCGGAGAAATATTTGTTTCAAGGAGACTGTTAGAGAATAATGAGAGTGTCTGAAGTTGGGATTGTGGGAGCTGTTCAATAACTTCTTCGCTGCTAAGTTCTCTGTTTGTATTGAGAATATTTTGAATGGAGTTCATTGCAGTTGCGACTAGCATTGTCCAAACAGTGGAACAGATTGATGTGAAAATAACATCTCTCTGTAAACAGTTGGTATCTTTTCTTAGAGATTTGCTCATCAAGAGCTTTTTAAGAGAAGCTGTTACATCCTCATTCATTTCAATCACTGGAGGTTCACTTGGGATTAATCTCCATAATTGATCGCGACTCTCAGACGGAAATGATTGCCACCTTATATCAAAAATTGACTCATTACTGATTTCAGCGTTTGCAAAACGAATTGTATGGATAAGACTTCTTCCTATTATCTGCCCCATCTCTGAAGCGTACCCACTTTTTGAGTCTGAACCTTTAAACTTTTCAGTCCTTACAAGAAGAGCTTCTGCTCTTATTTCCTCTCCATTCATAAATGGAATGTAGGAAATTTCGGAGAAGAAAAATCCACCCCCACCATCTTCCAAGTCTATGGTTTCTCTTCTTCCAGTTGAGCGACTTATTAAACGACAGATAAATTTAACAGGTGGATTCTCCCTCTCTGATGGATGAATTGTTTCTTCCCATTCATACGGAGCTGTAAGAAGTATTTCCAGTTTTGTCTTCTCAAGTTTGCCGTTGAACTTGAAGATAATACCATTGCTGACTTCTTGAATCACCTCTTCAGAAATACTCTCAGGAGCAGTGATTCTAAATGCTCCATCAAGATCGATTGTTCTCCAGGGGACGAAATGCATAACTAACCTACTTTCCTGAATCCAGCAATTTCAGGGTTCACTCCTATTGGAGGTTTGACTGTGCATTCAAAAGGAACTGATGAGAATTGATTTTCCGCAGAGAATACAAATCTTTTTGAATCTGAGTCATCTAGAGAAATATGTTTTTCACTTCCTAAAATCTGCATATCACTTATCCCCCACATTTCCCCCTGTCCACTGTCTGCGATGCTTTGAAAAGATAAATGAACTTTTGCAGATCTTTTTGAATCCCCTGATCTCACTAATTCTCCAGTTATTCTCCAGCCATTAGTTTTCTTGTTGAAGAAGGATCTCTGCCTGTCTATTACAACTTCAAGAGAAGAATTTCTAGCCTTTGACTGAATCTTCTTTTGCTTCATTCCTCTCCCTAGATTAAGCATTCTTCTAAGCATCTCAGGCCCTTCATCAGGACGAGAAACGAATGAGGTCAAAAGGTTTTGAATAAGTATTTGTCTGAGTTCGTATCGTATTCCTCTGAGTCTGTTTGCATGACCTTTCCAGGTATAGCTCTCCCTAAGTCTTCTGGTTGTTGGCAACCAGTCATCATGGGTGACAGGTTCACCAGCTCGGAAATATTCTTCAGCAAATAGAGCATTCTCTTTATTCAATTCAGTTTTTTCAGATTCAGCAATTTCATTCAATGATGTACCGACAAATGCAGCAGCGCAGTAGGAACCCCCATCATTTAATCTTGTCCCTTCGGCATAATCGACAACCATTCCCGAACCCCTTATAAGGGCGATTGTTGAACGGCAAGGTAAACTTTCCTCCTTGGATGAGACTCTTGTAACTCCAAGTCTGACAAAGCTTTTAAGCTCATCATGAAGAAGTTCTGGGTTGTCTGAGGGCTCGACTCTTGCAGGTATTGGAAACTCAATGTCTATTGAGGAACTATCCCCGGGGAATAATGATTTTGTATTTTCGAAAGGCTCAACTCTTCCACATTCAACAAATGAAGACCATATCCCATTAGCCGCAGCCTCAGATACAAACTCAGCCGATTTACCCTCTTCACGAAAAACCCTTGCTTTGAAATCAAGCCTTTTCCAGCTGATTGCCGGCCAGAACCATTTCGATGCAGCTTCTGTGAAATCTCTGCAGAGTTCTTCAGGCTCTCTTATCCCTGATGAACCTGTATCATCACGATCCGGTTCATGAAAAGTTGGGATGAGAATAGTTGTTCCGCATTCGGTTTCATTGTCACGATTAAGGAGAATTTTTTCTGCATCTCCATCTTTCAGCCATGTTGATTCTGCTACAGGTATTCCATCTTTCTTAATTTCAGAACCCATATAGGCTCCATCAAGCCAGGACTTGCCATTCATTTCATGAGCTGGAAGTTCACTTCTCCCAAAGATTCTCAGATCCTTTTCCCCTTCAATTCTGGAAGAGAAAAGAACAGTGAATATTCTGGAATGCATCCAACTGACTGCTTTCCCAAGACCAAAACTGCCCCCTAACCCTGACTCTTTCCCAGTTGAGAAATTCTGTACACAGAGCTTTCGGAAATTTCCTTTCTCATCCCAGTCATC comes from the Prochlorococcus marinus str. MIT 9515 genome and includes:
- a CDS encoding very short patch repair endonuclease, encoding MSSEVIHKVSEQRSRNMSAIKSKNTKPEIAVRKLLHSMGYRFRLHRKDLPGSPDIVLPKYKTAIFVHGCFWHRHANCKYASTPKTRKEFWENKFRANVKRDLEIQEKIKIMGWKSVVIWECEIKNKSIFEKNFNNLFLDDF
- a CDS encoding DUF6339 family protein is translated as MNNLKLLTRSSVSLLTGKASDANLANENIQKYSSYSNPFLNELEQYEFFDTQLKPIEEKFLDSSNDFITAKYLFETLKIDRIQASDSRLWITLTHRDSWSYMQKRWNLKDSDKGTNLNNKILSRWHLDGSPRNALARNGLSRLWWAAELTYAPWEKDSELECFRCEDPYKYTKIITENKKSQALFDVLDREFGGSPLFRICYLEAFSILVDQRGLAPTIASAKLSVLFNALLIPRSVSAHKESPENLLERILNLQKYIPNKKIENDTI
- a CDS encoding DNA cytosine methyltransferase; translation: MIHKNAVGKIDPHRLTPVRGPSTELDPHIDSCEFDELPGYAAKVRSLKKDPNFAVDLFSGAGGLSLGLHRANFDVILACDIRNDSIMTHRHHFGGCSYECDLSKRKVVNEIADKLNECGEISLIAGGPPCQPFSRNIKWRKHNEEVSAQHQELNEDRRELWESFISIVEQVKPKAFLMENVSDIAQGGEQEIFRSIINRAEKAGYRIDPKLIYAWQYGVPQLRPRLFISGTKINECAPMKWPKPTYNSVDKAVTLEDAISDLPPLEGGWNEKWDERYSYGGPITPYQTSMREWLEIDDDVIHDHLIRKVREDDLETFKLMRSTGVKYSQLSEAQRRYSVTSRAFREGKKVKENQKNSFGDKYNILKPNEPCLTITAHMSKDGYWYIHPQQNRTLSVREAARVQSFPDGFNFHGGPSNRFHQIGEAVAPIVAYELGKALIKSIKNKKDYMQADLVPQLRKNLISWYELNKKEVELIWTKKREGRKIIPNEVRAWNACLGILLPETFKKDHKDKKKKNVGESDKNLEGRKKETYRQLKKSWPNPESFLHDNIKMRTMKIKSFSLEKYIPSLELLAEDLNKDEIDWSEIARKDYGLFSRNSVRGALATVGLTTEIKQSLVITKIISKLMDLDYEKLKFSNMNREIHIGHLLEKDSEGTGYCSLLALSKQEDTDEIIQNKLKLLPKEQKIEAA
- a CDS encoding DUF6339 family protein, yielding MREELFRLKNPLINSGLISALRYPESIGLEKVESEVDLTDLSKLVDQLILENIKGSNLDERLVECVHKTFKPLPSHVLTDMRMWHWLCVIKYPNIPWLRWRGSIPIDPEDGFTVGTGKKHVPSIRFLGTSSINGHGRNTFSRLFFAADRMMDKSQSDYTLVKKLFTSQELHLGLSDREFGLIPKINRVLTEKLVELPDSKVRIAIRKLNSLGGSICLDLLSEEQLQKLIDIQDKEAS